From one Sphingobium cloacae genomic stretch:
- a CDS encoding DUF6504 family protein: MIRVASLYLPQLPIERLRRLERPAKPPDAPPVPAQSRFAAPIDDDPGACSVPRGGGWRPGARWALADHGAASWPREGARPDKPSQAEIDALPAHQRPTMREMGRRSEAADNPFKAIPPDEGATGYAVAAPLPLVAAWTRPTILIERVGQRDIVTAACPVAQELGLRPGMAAAHARALVVDLDVRDAEPDHDRALLDRLALHAVGHWTPTASVAGPDGLWLDLTGTTHLFGGEARFCRRLLRFLHRLGFTASIAIAGSPGTAHALARYGGEPVTVLPPGREIEAIADLPLAALRLTPEALSSAARFGLESVADLYPIARGPLARRLGMTTVTRLDQARGLVAEPIVPVVPFEEPRVERRLLEPISTAEAITQVIGDLIDDMVGVLQARGLGLRAAVLICLRVDGVEQRIGLGTAKATRDAQHLKRMFAMRVERIEPDLGIEAMALTAPRVEDLMPVSLGTGLAESSTPDLAPLVDQLAGRAGDAALFRIGAQESDVPERAIVRADALACPSGWPKWKRPARLLRRPELLSNVVALLPDHPPRRFVWRGQSYRVVAGDGPERIHGEWWRSEREMWAVRDYFRVEAEGGERFWLFRRGDGVEGSTGDHSWYMHGLFG, translated from the coding sequence ATGATACGGGTCGCCTCGCTCTACCTGCCGCAGCTCCCCATAGAGCGATTGCGACGGCTGGAGCGGCCAGCCAAGCCGCCTGACGCGCCGCCGGTCCCCGCACAATCGAGATTTGCAGCGCCGATCGACGACGACCCCGGCGCCTGCTCGGTGCCGCGTGGCGGCGGCTGGCGGCCGGGCGCGCGCTGGGCGCTCGCCGACCACGGCGCTGCGAGCTGGCCGCGTGAGGGCGCGCGGCCGGATAAGCCGAGCCAGGCCGAGATCGATGCGCTGCCGGCGCACCAGCGACCGACGATGCGCGAGATGGGCCGACGCAGCGAGGCCGCCGACAATCCGTTCAAGGCGATACCGCCCGACGAAGGCGCGACGGGCTATGCCGTCGCCGCGCCGCTGCCACTCGTGGCGGCATGGACGCGACCGACCATCCTGATCGAGCGTGTCGGCCAGCGCGATATCGTGACGGCAGCTTGTCCAGTGGCGCAGGAGTTGGGCCTGCGGCCCGGCATGGCAGCAGCGCATGCCCGCGCGCTCGTCGTCGATCTCGACGTGCGCGATGCCGAGCCCGATCACGATCGCGCCTTGCTCGACCGGCTGGCCCTGCATGCAGTCGGGCACTGGACGCCGACCGCGAGCGTCGCCGGGCCGGATGGCCTGTGGCTCGACCTGACCGGCACGACGCACCTGTTCGGCGGCGAGGCGCGCTTCTGCCGACGATTGCTCCGCTTCCTTCATCGGCTCGGTTTCACCGCCAGCATCGCGATCGCCGGCTCGCCCGGCACCGCGCATGCGCTGGCGCGCTACGGCGGCGAGCCCGTCACCGTCCTCCCTCCCGGTCGCGAAATTGAGGCCATCGCCGACCTGCCGCTCGCCGCGCTCCGGCTGACCCCGGAGGCGTTGAGCTCCGCCGCGCGGTTCGGGCTGGAAAGCGTCGCCGATCTCTACCCAATCGCGCGCGGACCGCTCGCCCGACGGCTCGGCATGACGACGGTCACGCGGCTCGACCAGGCCCGCGGGCTCGTCGCCGAGCCGATCGTGCCCGTCGTGCCGTTCGAAGAACCGCGCGTCGAGCGCCGCTTGCTCGAACCGATCAGCACCGCCGAGGCGATCACCCAGGTCATCGGCGATCTGATCGACGACATGGTGGGCGTGCTCCAGGCACGCGGTCTCGGCTTACGTGCTGCTGTCCTCATCTGCCTGCGAGTGGATGGGGTAGAACAACGCATCGGCCTTGGCACCGCCAAGGCCACGCGCGATGCACAGCATCTCAAGCGCATGTTCGCGATGCGGGTCGAGCGGATCGAACCCGACCTCGGCATCGAAGCGATGGCGCTGACCGCGCCGCGGGTCGAAGACCTGATGCCGGTGTCGCTCGGCACCGGGCTGGCCGAATCCAGCACGCCCGACCTTGCGCCACTGGTCGACCAGCTCGCCGGCCGTGCCGGCGATGCCGCGCTGTTTCGCATCGGCGCGCAGGAAAGCGACGTGCCCGAGCGCGCGATCGTCCGCGCCGATGCGCTTGCGTGCCCCTCGGGATGGCCCAAATGGAAGCGGCCCGCGCGGCTGCTGCGTCGGCCGGAGCTACTGTCCAACGTGGTGGCGCTGCTGCCCGATCATCCGCCGCGCCGGTTCGTGTGGCGTGGCCAGTCCTATCGCGTCGTCGCCGGCGATGGTCCCGAGCGCATCCACGGCGAGTGGTGGCGCAGCGAGCGCGAGATGTGGGCGGTCCGCGATTATTTCCGGGTCGAGGCCGAGGGCGGCGAGCGGTTTTGGCTGTTCCGGCGCGGCGACGGAGTCGAGGGCAGCACCGGCGATCATAGCTGGTACATGCACGGGCTGTTTGGCTGA
- a CDS encoding ImuA family protein, which translates to MSVQPSPIDRPCADQLAALRAQLAQAQSQRGPALAFGLAALDARLADHGLDGAGLHEIAAARPSLSDDAAATLFAAGIAARFAARPGFTVIWALSKFDLYAPGIEQVGLGPDRILYAQGRKDADVLAMAEDALRDGSIACVIAEVKAADQTATRRLQLAASDGKTPMLLYRRHRARDRCPLDQPSSAMTRWRIGCASSARLPYAGVGRARWSVELVRQRNGNPFSLELEACDDTGRLALPAAAPHRAIATAGAASQAA; encoded by the coding sequence ATGTCTGTCCAACCGTCGCCCATCGATCGGCCTTGCGCCGATCAGCTAGCTGCGCTTCGCGCTCAGCTCGCGCAGGCCCAGAGCCAGCGCGGGCCGGCACTGGCGTTCGGGCTGGCGGCGCTCGACGCCCGGCTGGCCGATCACGGCCTCGATGGCGCAGGGCTGCATGAGATCGCGGCGGCGCGGCCGTCGCTGAGCGACGATGCGGCCGCGACCTTGTTCGCGGCGGGTATCGCTGCCCGCTTCGCCGCGCGACCCGGCTTCACGGTGATCTGGGCACTTTCCAAATTCGACCTCTATGCACCCGGCATTGAACAGGTCGGGCTCGGTCCCGATCGTATCCTCTACGCGCAGGGCCGGAAGGACGCCGACGTGCTGGCGATGGCCGAGGACGCGCTTCGCGATGGCTCGATCGCCTGCGTCATTGCCGAAGTGAAGGCGGCCGATCAGACGGCGACCCGCCGGCTCCAGCTCGCCGCTTCGGATGGCAAGACCCCGATGCTCCTCTATCGCCGCCACCGTGCCCGCGACCGCTGCCCGCTCGATCAACCCTCCTCGGCGATGACGCGCTGGCGGATCGGTTGCGCCTCATCGGCACGGCTGCCCTATGCCGGTGTCGGCCGCGCTCGCTGGTCCGTCGAGCTGGTCCGCCAGCGGAACGGCAATCCTTTCTCCCTCGAACTTGAAGCATGTGATGATACGGGTCGCCTCGCTCTACCTGCCGCAGCTCCCCATAGAGCGATTGCGACGGCTGGAGCGGCCAGCCAAGCCGCCTGA
- a CDS encoding DUF1810 domain-containing protein — protein MPNANSLDRFVEAQTLAYPGALAEIRRGAKRSHWIWYIFPQIAGLGRSSTAQHFAIRSADEARNYFDHPVLGPRYIECVTALQDLPISDPVAVFGEIDAMKLRSSLTLFETVRPSPLLAAALDRWFGGKRDEMTLRLLGDD, from the coding sequence ATGCCCAACGCCAATTCGCTCGACCGCTTCGTCGAGGCCCAGACGCTCGCCTATCCCGGCGCGCTCGCCGAAATCCGCCGCGGAGCCAAGCGCTCGCACTGGATTTGGTACATCTTTCCGCAGATCGCGGGGCTCGGGCGCAGCTCGACCGCGCAGCATTTCGCGATCCGCTCAGCGGACGAAGCGCGCAACTATTTCGATCATCCGGTGCTCGGCCCGCGCTATATCGAGTGCGTGACCGCGTTGCAGGACTTGCCCATCAGCGATCCCGTCGCGGTGTTCGGCGAGATCGACGCGATGAAGCTGCGATCGTCGCTGACTCTCTTCGAGACGGTCCGCCCCTCGCCGCTACTCGCCGCCGCGCTCGACCGCTGGTTCGGCGGCAAGCGCGACGAGATGACGCTACGGCTCCTGGGCGACGACTGA
- a CDS encoding SOS response-associated peptidase, producing the protein MCNDYRLEVDIASIAEDFDDLKIKIKMPEGTPNVAAREDIRISDTAPIVRSAEGERGAGELVNRKWSWPGQGGKPVYNFRSEGREFTSGRCLILADGFYEFGDAQPGHKRKTKYLFTLNDHEWFCIAGIWRSHPQAGEAFTMLTMEPGEDVKPYHHRQIIPLRRDQWANWLDPNVPAADVLKALPKGSLTVTQVYPPLAEPALL; encoded by the coding sequence TTGTGCAATGACTACCGACTGGAGGTGGATATCGCCTCGATCGCCGAGGATTTCGACGATCTGAAGATCAAGATCAAAATGCCCGAGGGCACACCGAACGTGGCCGCGCGCGAGGATATCAGGATCAGCGATACCGCGCCGATCGTCCGCAGCGCGGAGGGCGAGCGCGGGGCTGGCGAACTGGTCAATCGCAAGTGGAGCTGGCCCGGCCAGGGCGGGAAGCCGGTGTATAATTTCCGGTCCGAAGGCCGTGAGTTCACCAGCGGGAGGTGCCTAATTCTTGCTGATGGCTTCTACGAATTCGGGGACGCGCAACCCGGCCATAAGCGCAAGACCAAATATCTGTTCACGCTGAACGACCATGAATGGTTTTGCATCGCCGGGATCTGGCGCTCGCATCCCCAAGCCGGCGAAGCCTTCACGATGCTGACGATGGAGCCGGGTGAGGATGTGAAGCCCTATCACCATCGCCAGATCATCCCGCTCCGGCGCGACCAATGGGCGAACTGGCTCGATCCAAACGTGCCGGCGGCCGATGTCCTGAAGGCACTGCCGAAGGGCAGCCTCACCGTGACGCAGGTCTATCCGCCCCTCGCCGAGCCGGCGCTGCTCTGA
- a CDS encoding SOS response-associated peptidase family protein — MESPTPLDSDAPLGARRAIIRRNPDDASEIEMVEATWGSNPRFSDGESYRFVRSEGRTFPSHRCLIPASEFHMTVGKKRYRVSLDDGNHFYLAGIWEPATGDWPLCYRVVTVPANSEVARYQDRHGAIIYRRQVKQWLDLTFAEADLLVTPPARTFVVEEVGASAGQRMLAI, encoded by the coding sequence ATGGAGTCGCCAACCCCCTTAGATTCGGATGCGCCGCTGGGCGCTCGCCGCGCCATCATCCGGCGAAATCCGGACGATGCCAGCGAAATCGAGATGGTCGAGGCGACCTGGGGATCGAACCCGCGTTTCAGCGACGGCGAGTCTTACCGCTTCGTGCGCTCGGAGGGGCGGACCTTTCCGAGCCATCGCTGCCTCATTCCGGCGAGCGAATTCCACATGACGGTCGGCAAGAAGCGCTACCGGGTGTCGCTCGACGACGGCAATCACTTCTACCTTGCCGGCATCTGGGAGCCGGCAACGGGCGACTGGCCGCTCTGCTACCGCGTCGTCACCGTACCGGCGAACTCCGAGGTCGCCCGCTATCAGGATCGCCACGGCGCGATCATCTATCGCCGGCAGGTCAAACAGTGGCTCGATCTCACCTTTGCCGAAGCGGACCTGCTGGTGACGCCGCCGGCGCGGACGTTCGTGGTCGAGGAAGTCGGCGCCAGCGCCGGCCAGCGCATGCTGGCGATCTGA
- a CDS encoding cupin, producing the protein MMETEQFILHQKDWVPNNERLTVLVYRSAVKAEGKEAAKQFERLFTDHGWPPQWRDTVYGYHHYHSTAHEALGVATGFGTLLLGGPGGREFEVRAGDAVVLPVGTGHRRLEVSDDFMVVGAYPQGQDWDICREAPSDEARQRMRALPVPAEDPILGKDGPLRQSWKA; encoded by the coding sequence ATGATGGAGACCGAGCAGTTCATTCTGCATCAGAAGGATTGGGTGCCAAATAACGAGCGCCTTACGGTCTTGGTCTATCGCAGCGCCGTCAAAGCCGAAGGCAAGGAGGCCGCCAAGCAATTCGAGCGTCTCTTCACCGATCACGGCTGGCCGCCGCAATGGCGCGATACGGTTTATGGCTATCACCATTATCACTCGACCGCGCACGAAGCGCTCGGCGTGGCGACAGGGTTCGGGACGCTGCTGCTCGGTGGTCCGGGCGGGCGCGAGTTCGAAGTGCGCGCCGGCGATGCGGTGGTTCTGCCGGTAGGCACTGGCCATCGCCGGCTCGAGGTAAGCGACGACTTCATGGTCGTCGGCGCCTACCCGCAGGGGCAGGACTGGGACATCTGCCGCGAGGCGCCGTCCGACGAAGCGCGACAGCGGATGCGCGCGCTCCCCGTCCCGGCGGAAGACCCGATCCTCGGGAAGGACGGCCCGCTTCGCCAAAGCTGGAAAGCATGA
- the ligD gene encoding DNA ligase D, with protein sequence MARAASRASSEHNTSLPRAGAAAPPPFRAVQLAQLVDTVPSGDRWLHEMKYDGYRTLIAVGGGEGRAYTRSGLDWSDRFAGIVTDALKLKVGSALIDGEAVVLDVDGRSSFQALQGALKGAPATIDYFAFDLLELDGEDLTGLPLVERKAKLQKILPKSKSRLRYSDHIVGSGEKLLNQFCAAGLEGVISKLATGKYVGSRSGGWLKTKCIKRQEFVVVGWTPSDKSRLFRSLILAIHEKGELRYAGKVGTGFDTAELIRLMEIMKPIEQSAPTVKAPRAEVRGAHWLKPKLVAEIAYTEMTNEGTLRHPSYLGLREDKKPEAVVLETAAPVETVTAPSSVKISNPERIIDPDSGITKGALADHYAAVAAIMLPWVGSRPISLVRCPQGRAKKCFFQKHDAGSFGDAVKHVGIMEKDGHEEPYLYIDTPDGLLTCVQMGTIEFHGWGARIEDVEKADRLVFDLDPDEGLDFEAVRKAAFHFREILQSIGLKTFPMVTGGKGIHVIAPLVPRAEWPEVKSFAHRLAQAVAQSDPDNFTAALPKAQRKGRIFVDYLRNQHGATAVMPYSVRARSGAPVAAPISWKEMETIDTPAHWRVGDAKELVKRAASKALAGWGRADQTLPDL encoded by the coding sequence ATGGCCCGGGCTGCTTCCCGCGCAAGTAGCGAGCACAATACGTCTCTCCCGCGCGCCGGGGCAGCGGCACCCCCACCCTTTCGGGCTGTCCAGCTCGCACAGCTCGTCGATACCGTGCCGAGCGGCGACCGCTGGCTCCACGAGATGAAATATGACGGCTACCGGACGCTGATCGCGGTCGGCGGCGGCGAAGGCCGTGCCTACACCCGCTCCGGTCTCGACTGGTCGGATCGCTTCGCCGGCATCGTTACCGACGCTCTCAAGCTCAAGGTCGGTTCTGCGCTGATCGACGGCGAAGCGGTGGTGCTCGATGTCGACGGGCGATCGAGCTTTCAGGCGCTACAGGGCGCGCTCAAGGGCGCGCCGGCCACGATCGACTATTTCGCGTTCGACCTGCTGGAGCTCGACGGCGAGGATTTGACCGGCCTGCCGCTCGTCGAGCGAAAGGCGAAGCTCCAGAAGATCCTGCCAAAGAGCAAGAGCCGGCTGCGCTACTCCGATCATATCGTGGGCAGCGGCGAGAAGCTCCTCAACCAGTTCTGCGCCGCCGGGCTCGAAGGCGTGATCTCGAAGCTCGCGACCGGCAAATATGTCGGCTCGCGCTCGGGTGGATGGCTCAAGACCAAGTGCATCAAGCGACAGGAGTTCGTCGTCGTCGGCTGGACACCGTCGGACAAGTCGCGGCTGTTCCGCTCGCTGATCCTCGCCATCCACGAGAAAGGCGAGCTGCGTTACGCCGGCAAGGTCGGCACCGGCTTCGACACCGCCGAGCTGATCCGGCTCATGGAGATCATGAAGCCGATCGAGCAGTCGGCGCCCACCGTGAAAGCGCCCCGTGCCGAAGTTCGCGGCGCGCATTGGCTCAAGCCCAAGCTGGTCGCCGAGATCGCCTATACCGAGATGACCAATGAAGGCACGCTTCGCCATCCGAGCTATCTCGGCCTGCGCGAGGACAAGAAGCCCGAGGCGGTGGTGCTGGAGACCGCGGCGCCAGTCGAGACCGTGACGGCGCCATCGTCGGTAAAGATCAGCAACCCGGAGCGGATCATCGATCCGGACAGCGGTATCACCAAGGGCGCGCTCGCCGACCACTATGCCGCCGTCGCCGCGATCATGCTGCCATGGGTCGGATCGCGGCCGATCAGCCTAGTGCGTTGTCCGCAGGGCCGCGCCAAGAAGTGCTTCTTCCAGAAGCACGACGCCGGCAGCTTCGGCGATGCCGTCAAGCATGTCGGCATCATGGAGAAGGACGGACACGAAGAACCCTATCTCTACATCGACACCCCGGACGGCCTGCTGACTTGCGTCCAGATGGGCACGATCGAGTTCCACGGCTGGGGAGCGCGCATCGAGGATGTCGAGAAAGCCGACCGGCTGGTGTTCGATCTCGACCCTGACGAAGGGCTCGACTTCGAGGCCGTGCGCAAGGCCGCCTTCCACTTTCGCGAGATCCTCCAGTCGATCGGACTCAAAACTTTCCCGATGGTCACCGGCGGCAAGGGCATCCACGTCATCGCGCCGCTGGTACCGCGTGCCGAGTGGCCCGAGGTGAAGAGCTTCGCGCACCGCCTGGCCCAGGCGGTCGCGCAGAGCGACCCCGACAACTTCACCGCCGCCTTGCCCAAGGCGCAGCGCAAGGGCCGCATCTTCGTCGATTATCTGCGCAACCAGCACGGCGCGACTGCCGTCATGCCCTATAGCGTGCGGGCACGATCGGGCGCGCCGGTCGCAGCGCCGATCTCATGGAAGGAGATGGAGACGATCGACACGCCCGCACACTGGCGTGTCGGTGATGCCAAGGAACTGGTGAAGCGCGCCGCGTCGAAGGCGCTCGCCGGCTGGGGCCGCGCCGATCAGACCCTCCCCGACCTGTGA
- a CDS encoding DUF2726 domain-containing protein, whose product MPSLIGSSLAMIIFLGCAFALLILLNSSSSRPDGQPEPVPAQAEPVARQFLTEREEAMLAAIEQILPGHRIHAQVSMGALLRAPRRDGRKASAADRNSFSQKIVDFVVQDRLSGSVVALVEVDDSSHVARRDQERDAMTQRAGYTTIRIPVRAKPALPDVRLALAPLLQSRTSISAAEDRQAGDA is encoded by the coding sequence ATGCCCAGCCTCATCGGATCGTCCCTCGCGATGATTATATTCCTCGGCTGCGCGTTCGCGCTGCTGATATTGCTCAACAGCAGTTCGTCGCGTCCCGACGGTCAGCCCGAGCCGGTCCCAGCGCAAGCAGAACCGGTCGCGCGGCAGTTCCTAACCGAAAGGGAGGAGGCCATGTTGGCCGCGATCGAGCAGATACTGCCCGGCCATCGCATTCACGCCCAAGTATCCATGGGAGCGCTCCTGCGGGCACCACGCCGCGATGGACGCAAGGCCAGCGCGGCGGATCGCAACAGCTTCTCGCAAAAGATTGTCGATTTCGTCGTGCAGGATCGCTTGAGCGGATCCGTCGTCGCCTTGGTCGAGGTCGACGATTCCTCTCACGTCGCGCGTCGCGACCAGGAACGCGATGCGATGACGCAGCGCGCGGGCTACACGACGATCCGCATTCCGGTCCGGGCCAAGCCGGCCCTTCCAGATGTCCGGCTCGCGCTCGCGCCCCTCCTTCAGTCGAGAACGAGCATCTCGGCGGCTGAAGACCGGCAGGCGGGCGATGCTTGA
- the mobF gene encoding MobF family relaxase encodes MLSVASVRSASGAAGYFAKDDYYTVEGSSEISAWGGEGSAALGLSGEVSKEAFEGVLNGILPSGEAVAQVENRRAGVDLTFSAPKSVSVLAYVAGDKRILGPDGANMKAVTRAMAWVESNLAEGRKDIEGRKVPMRSGNLVYALFQHDTSRALDPQAHVHAVIANLTKMPDGKWQALHADKIWSNNSVIGSIYHAFLREELEKLGYQVELKGKHGTFEIAGVPKPVLDAFSQRREAILEKAAELGIVSAKGWDGVTTNTRDPKLNVEDREALRQAWIDKAAALGFDGKSLLDAALARAAQRDPGSALERGYRAVSEAVSTAWDKLGSALRAHDPLVDRGLARVTTSPAEARAQLAVASAVRMLSEREAAFSVHQLGKTALDLGLKGVTVDHVERRIEQLVGRGQLIVGEARMGDTHPRMVTTREALLTEERILGAVEEGRGLASPILAAQDAPGRLQAVADRELNAGQLGAAALILSSEDRTVAIQGIAGAGKSTMLQAVARVAEAEGRAVIGLAFQNKMVADLAEGAGIRSQTIASFILANERHVQAGGPAYDEARAALAGSMLIVDETSMVSSDDMLTLHQIAAALGVDKLVLVGDRQQLSSIDAGKSFALIQAGGGTMARMDENIRQRTDQLRTVAALANLGEASKAMKVLGESVVEHQSPALHAAEMWLGLSAADRDATAVFASGRAARAVINQRIQDGLATEGSVRGEGIHLTVYERVNTTREELRYAATYQAGQALEVGRGGGQDVGLAAGRYDVAKVHPNGKVDLKLGNRSIRFDPQKLSPTEKRDRLQLSEKKDLHLREGDRIRWTANDKERGLHNSALARVLAVDAGGVTVETAGKERLTLDLGDPMLSRLDLAYSLNMHMAQGITTDKAITVMSSQERNLSNQRLFNVGVTRVRDELTMVVDDKEKLERQLDNNPGNKTSALETVGRLDVDHERTRGKSSGPREKLHVGPVDLADLPPLPGELPSPADTQGAAAAAGASKSPPDLKPDRGDALPPLPERSLGLDL; translated from the coding sequence ATGCTCTCGGTCGCATCGGTCCGTTCCGCGTCCGGCGCCGCCGGCTACTTCGCGAAGGACGACTATTACACGGTCGAAGGCTCGTCGGAGATCAGCGCCTGGGGCGGGGAAGGTTCCGCCGCGCTCGGCCTTTCGGGCGAGGTGTCGAAGGAGGCATTCGAGGGCGTTCTCAACGGCATCTTGCCGAGCGGCGAGGCCGTCGCCCAGGTCGAGAACCGGCGGGCCGGAGTCGATCTCACCTTTTCGGCCCCGAAATCCGTTTCGGTGCTCGCCTATGTCGCCGGCGACAAGCGCATCCTCGGTCCCGACGGCGCCAACATGAAAGCCGTGACCCGCGCAATGGCCTGGGTAGAGAGCAACCTCGCCGAGGGGCGCAAGGACATCGAAGGCCGCAAGGTTCCGATGCGGAGCGGGAACCTCGTCTACGCGCTCTTCCAACACGACACGAGCCGCGCCCTCGACCCGCAAGCCCATGTCCACGCCGTCATCGCCAACCTGACCAAAATGCCCGACGGCAAGTGGCAGGCGCTCCACGCAGACAAGATCTGGTCGAACAACTCCGTGATCGGCTCGATCTACCATGCCTTCCTGCGCGAGGAGCTCGAGAAGCTCGGCTACCAGGTGGAGCTCAAGGGCAAGCACGGCACGTTCGAGATCGCCGGCGTGCCCAAGCCGGTGCTCGACGCGTTCAGCCAGCGCCGCGAGGCGATACTCGAAAAGGCGGCCGAGCTCGGCATTGTATCGGCCAAGGGGTGGGACGGCGTCACCACCAACACGCGCGATCCCAAGCTCAACGTCGAGGATCGCGAGGCGCTGCGGCAGGCATGGATCGACAAGGCGGCAGCGCTCGGTTTCGACGGCAAGTCGCTCCTCGACGCAGCCCTCGCCCGGGCGGCGCAACGCGATCCCGGCAGCGCGCTCGAACGCGGCTACCGCGCCGTATCGGAAGCGGTGTCGACGGCATGGGACAAGCTCGGGTCGGCCCTGCGCGCGCACGATCCTCTCGTCGATCGCGGCCTTGCGCGAGTGACCACCTCGCCGGCCGAAGCACGCGCGCAACTGGCGGTCGCCTCCGCCGTCCGGATGCTGTCCGAACGCGAAGCCGCCTTCAGCGTCCACCAGCTTGGCAAGACCGCGCTCGACCTCGGGCTGAAGGGAGTGACAGTCGACCATGTCGAGCGGCGGATCGAGCAGCTTGTCGGGCGTGGCCAGCTCATCGTGGGCGAGGCGCGGATGGGCGACACGCACCCGCGGATGGTCACGACCCGGGAAGCCCTCCTGACCGAGGAACGGATCCTCGGGGCAGTCGAGGAGGGCAGGGGGCTCGCCTCGCCCATCCTCGCCGCGCAGGACGCTCCAGGGCGGCTCCAGGCGGTCGCAGACAGGGAGCTCAACGCCGGCCAGCTCGGCGCGGCCGCGCTGATCCTTTCCTCTGAGGACAGGACCGTCGCGATCCAGGGCATCGCCGGCGCCGGCAAGTCGACCATGCTGCAGGCGGTTGCGCGCGTCGCGGAAGCCGAGGGCCGCGCGGTCATAGGCCTGGCCTTCCAGAACAAGATGGTCGCCGATCTCGCGGAAGGGGCAGGGATCAGATCCCAGACGATCGCCTCGTTCATCCTCGCCAACGAGCGCCACGTTCAGGCCGGGGGACCCGCATACGACGAAGCCCGCGCCGCGCTCGCCGGCTCGATGCTCATCGTCGACGAAACCTCGATGGTCTCGTCCGACGACATGCTCACGCTCCACCAGATCGCCGCCGCGCTCGGCGTCGACAAGCTCGTCCTCGTGGGCGACCGCCAGCAGCTCTCTTCAATCGACGCCGGCAAGTCGTTCGCGCTCATCCAGGCGGGTGGAGGCACGATGGCGCGAATGGACGAGAATATCCGGCAGCGCACGGATCAGCTCCGCACCGTCGCGGCGCTCGCCAACCTCGGCGAAGCGTCCAAAGCGATGAAGGTGCTGGGCGAAAGCGTCGTCGAGCATCAGAGTCCGGCGCTCCATGCGGCCGAGATGTGGCTCGGCCTTTCCGCCGCCGATCGCGACGCGACGGCCGTGTTCGCGTCGGGGCGCGCGGCGCGAGCGGTCATCAACCAGCGCATCCAGGACGGCCTCGCCACCGAAGGCAGCGTGCGAGGGGAGGGCATCCACCTCACGGTGTACGAGCGCGTCAACACCACGCGCGAGGAGCTGCGCTATGCGGCCACCTATCAGGCCGGGCAGGCGCTCGAGGTCGGCCGCGGCGGCGGCCAGGACGTCGGCCTGGCCGCTGGCCGCTATGACGTCGCCAAGGTCCATCCGAACGGCAAGGTCGACCTGAAGCTCGGCAACCGGTCCATACGCTTTGATCCGCAGAAGCTGTCGCCGACCGAAAAGCGCGACCGGCTGCAGCTCAGCGAGAAAAAGGATCTCCACCTGCGTGAGGGCGACCGCATTCGCTGGACCGCCAACGACAAGGAACGCGGGCTCCACAACTCGGCGTTGGCGCGGGTGCTCGCGGTCGACGCCGGCGGCGTGACCGTCGAGACCGCCGGCAAGGAGCGGCTGACGCTCGATCTCGGCGACCCGATGCTGTCGCGGCTCGACCTTGCCTACTCACTTAACATGCACATGGCGCAGGGCATCACGACCGACAAGGCGATCACCGTCATGTCGAGCCAGGAGCGCAATCTCTCCAACCAGCGTCTGTTCAATGTCGGGGTCACGCGCGTGCGGGATGAGCTCACGATGGTGGTCGACGACAAGGAGAAGCTCGAGCGCCAGCTCGACAACAATCCGGGCAACAAGACGTCGGCACTCGAAACCGTCGGTCGCCTCGACGTTGATCACGAACGCACACGCGGCAAGAGCAGCGGACCCCGCGAGAAGCTTCATGTCGGCCCGGTCGACCTGGCGGACCTGCCGCCGTTGCCGGGTGAGCTGCCGTCCCCGGCCGACACGCAAGGCGCCGCCGCCGCTGCCGGCGCTTCCAAGTCACCGCCCGACCTCAAGCCGGACCGTGGCGACGCTCTGCCGCCGCTGCCGGAACGGAGCCTGGGGCTCGACCTGTGA